In the Mycosarcoma maydis chromosome 6, whole genome shotgun sequence genome, one interval contains:
- a CDS encoding uncharacterized protein (related to RFA2 - DNA replication factor A, 36 kDa subunit) has product MFNNGFGGESNPYAQNYSTGGGASGGGFLANGSQNDSPSGKKAGNNTLRPVTIRQILNAEQPHPDAEFILDGAELGQLTFVAVVRNISRNATNVAYSVEDGTGQIEVRQWLDSSSDDSSKASEIRNNVYVRVLGTLKSFQNRRSISSGHMRPVIDYNEVMFHRLEAVHAHLQATRGPTASALKGATSTALFNQAGGLESNDMNAYSGSKKQDVNDLYKNLGELPQQIMSIVTRESQNHPDGVHVSLIARLLNGVDVNDVKSAVEDLSSDGYLYTAADDNHVLPTA; this is encoded by the exons ATGTTCAACAACG GCTTTGGAGGAGAGAGCAACCCATACGCTCAGAACTATTCAACAGGAGGAGGCGCGAGCGGAGGCGGCTTCTTGGCCAACGGAAGTCAGAACGACTCGCCAAGCGGAAAGAAAGCAGGCAACAACACGCTCCGACCCGTCACTATCAGGCAGATCCTCAACGCTGAGCAGCCGCACCCAGACGCCGAGTTCATTCTTGATGGTGCCGAGCTGGGTCAATTGACCTTTGTCGCTGTGGTCAGAAACATCTCGAGGAACGCTACCAACGTTGCATATAGCGTCGAAGATGGAACTGGACAGATCGAAGTGCGTCAGTGGCTCGACAGCTCTAGTGATGATAGCTCCAAGGCGTCCGAAATTCG CAACAACGTCTATGTACGAGTGCTCGGTACGCTCAAGTCATTCCAAAACCGACGTTCCATCTCGTCTGGTCACATGCGACCCGTGATCGACTACAACGAAGTCATGTTTCACCGACTCGAAGCAGTCCACGCGCACCTTCAGGCGACACGTGGTCCTACAGCATCTGCGCTCAAGGGCGCCACTTCCACTGCGCTATTCAACCAAGCCGGAGGCTTGGAGAGCAATGACATGAACGCCTATTCGGGAAGCAAAAAGCAAGACGTCAACGATCTGTACAAGAACCTCGGCGAACTGCCACAACAGATCATGAGCATCGTTACGCGCGAATCGCAGAACCACCCGGATGGCGTCCACGTCAGCCTCATTGCTAGGTTGCTGAACGGCGTAGATGTGAATGACGTCAAGAGTGCCGTGGAGGACCTGAGTTCGGATGGGTATCTGTATACTGCGGCTGATGACAATCATGTGCTGCCCACTGCGTAG
- a CDS encoding putative H+-transporting P-type ATPase: MSDSSATQEGRNEKGIQGVSEEYANLIEFIRAQKSAGSDEEGADESHVVKKRNFPFFWQTKEIRVNKHGEVEEVAQKVPASWLETDMLKGVSESEVSHRRSIFGHNELESPKENLLLKFIGFFRGPVLYVMEIAVVLAAGLRDWIDFGVIIAILLLNAFVGWYQEKQAGDIVAQLKAGIALRSTVIRDGREVEIEARDLVPGDIVVIEDGKTVPCDGRVLAAYEDKDGSQAAAILEKARATRHGDDDDDEGVDKGPAIIACDQSAITGESLAVDKHIGDTVFYTTGCKRGKAYVLCTDIAKQTFVGRTAALVLGGESEGHFQKVMGSIGSALLFLVIVFTLIFWIGGFFRNTGIATPTDNNLLIYTLIFLIVGVPVGLPCVTTTTMAVGAAYLAKRQAIVQKLTAIESLAGVDVLCSDKTGTLTANKLSIHEPFTSEGVDVNYMMAVAALASSHNVKSLDPIDKVTISTLKDYPAAQDELASGWITHKFTPFDPVSKRITAEVEKDGKQYIAAKGAPNAILKLCAPDAETAAQYRKVAGDFASRGFRSLGVAMNTDGQWKLLGLLPMFDPPRSDTAATIAEAQSLGISVKMLTGDAVAIAKETCKMLALGTKVYDSHRLIGSGGMAGSAIHDFVEAADGFAEVFPEHKYQVVEMLQHRGHLTAMTGDGVNDAPSLKKADCGIAVEGASDAARSAADVVFLDEGLSTIITSIKVARQIFHRMKAYIQYRISLCLHLEIYLVLTILILDEVIRSNLIVFIALFADVATIAIAYDNAPHAKAPVEWQLPKIWIISVILGLLLAAGTWIIRGTLFLNNGGIIQNFGNTQEILFLEVSLTENWLIFITRLGGGESDITLPSWQLVGAVLGVDVIATLFCLFGWLSGAPNRNPVTAPHGGWTDIVTIIRVYIYSMGVTAITGAVYYVLNKWDWLNNLGRRTRSQKNPLLEDFFVNLQRLTIVHEKNDDGEELWAFHPRTEIEDE; this comes from the coding sequence ATGTCCGACAGTTCCGCTACCCAGGAGGGTAGGAACGAGAAGGGCATCCAGGGCGTCTCGGAAGAGTACGCCAACCTCATCGAATTCATCCGCGCTCAAAAGTCGGCCGGCAGCGATGAGGAGGGTGCCGACGAGTCGCACGtcgtcaagaagcgcaaTTTCCCCTTCTTCTGGCAGACCAAGGAAATCCGTGTCAACAAGCACGGTGAGGTCGAGGAGGTTGCCCAGAAGGTCCCCGCCTCGTGGCTCGAGACCGACATGCTCAAGGGTGTAAGCGAGTCTGAGGTTAGCCACCGTCGCTCCATTTTCGGTCAcaacgagctcgagtcTCCCAAGGAGAACCTCCTGCTCAAGTTTATTGGTTTCTTCCGTGGTCCCGTTCTGTACGTCATGGAAATCGCTGTTGTCCTTGCTGCGGGTCTCCGTGACTGGATTGACTTTGGTGTCATCATTGCCATCTTGCTTCTCAACGCCTTTGTCGGTTGGTACCAGGAAAAGCAGGCTGGTGACATTGTTGCCCAGCTCAAGGCCGGTATCGCTCTTCGTTCCACTGTTATCCGAGACGGTCGCGAGGTCGAAATCGAGGCTCGTGACCTTGTCCCCGGTGATATTGTCGTgatcgaggatggcaagaCTGTCCCCTGTGATGGTCGCGTCCTGGCTGCTTacgaggacaaggacggCTCCCAGGCCGCCGCCATCCTTGAGAAGGCTCGCGCAACCCGCCACGgagacgatgacgatgacgagggCGTCGACAAGGGCCccgccatcatcgcctGTGACCAGTCGGCCATCACCGGAGAGTCGCTCGCTGTCGACAAGCACATTGGTGACACCGTCTTCTACACCACCGGTTGCAAGCGCGGAAAGGCCTACGTTCTCTGCACTGACATTGCCAAGCAGACTTTTGTCGGTCGCACCGCtgctctcgtcctcggtgGCGAAAGTGAGGGTCACTTCCAAAAGGTCATGGGCTCCATCGGTTCCGCTCTGCTTTTCCTCGTCATTGTCTTTACCCTAATCTTCTGGATCGGTGGTTTCTTCCGCAACACCGGTATCGCCACTCCCACGGATAACAACTTGCTCATCTACACCTTGatcttcctcatcgtcggtgTCCCCGTCGGTCTTCCCTGTGTTACCACCACCACTATGGCTGTCGGTGCTGCCTACCTCGCCAAGCGTCAGGCCATCGTTCAGAAGCTCACTGCTATCGAGTCGCTCGCTGGTGTCGACGTTCTTTGCTCCGACAAGACTGGTACTCTCACTGCTAACAAGCTCTCCATTCACGAGCCTTTCACCTCGGAGGGTGTCGATGTAAACTACATGATGGCCGTGGCCGCTCTTGCCTCTTCGCACAAtgtcaagtcgctcgaccCTATCGACAAGGTTaccatctcgacgctcaaggACTACCCCGCCGCTCAGGATGAGCTCGCTTCCGGCTGGATCACCCACAAGTTCACACCCTTTGACCCCGTCTCGAAGCGCATCACTGCCGAAGTCGAGAAGGACGGCAAGCAGTACATTGCCGCCAAGGGTGCGCCCAATGCCATTCTCAAGCTCTGCGCTCCCGATGCCGAGACTGCTGCTCAGTACCGAAAGGTCGCCGGTGACTTTGCCTCGCGTGGTTTCCGTTCGCTCGGTGTTGCCATGAACACCGATGGCCAGTGGAAGCTACTCGGTCTCTTGCCCATGTTCGACCCTCCTCGTTCCGACACTGCCGCTACCATTGCCGAGGCTCAGTCGCTCGGTATCTCGGTCAAGATGCTTACCGGTGACGCCGTCGCTATCGCCAAGGAGACGTGCAAGATGCTTGCGCTCGGCACCAAGGTGTACGACTCGCACCGTCTCATTGGTTCCGGCGGCATGGCTGGTTCGGCCATCCACGACTTTGTTGAGGCTGCCGATGGTTTCGCCGAGGTGTTCCCCGAGCACAAGTACCAGgtcgtcgagatgctcCAGCACCGTGGCCACTTGACTGCCATGACTGGTGACGGTGTCAACGACGCTCCCTCGCTCAAGAAGGCTGACTGTGGTATCGCCGTCGAAGGTGCCTCGGACGCTGCCCGATCCGCCGCCGACGTTGTCTTCCTCGACGAGGGTCTCTCGACCATTATCACCTCGATCAAGGTTGCCCGTCAGATTTTCCACCGCATGAAGGCCTACATCCAGTACCGTATCTCGCTCTGTCTCCACCTGGAGATCTACCTCGtgctcaccatcctcaTTCTCGACGAAGTGATTCGATCCAACTTGATCGTCTTTATCGCTCTGTTCGCTGACGTTGCCACCATTGCGATTGCCTACGACAACGCTCCTCACGCCAAGGCTCCCGTCGAGTGGCAGCTACCCAAGATTTGGATCATCTCGGTCATCCTCggtctgctgcttgccgcTGGTACCTGGATCATTCGTGGTACGCTCTTCCTCAACAACGGTGGTATCATCCAGAACTTCGGTAACACACAGGAGATCCTTTTCCTCGAAGTGTCGCTCACCGAGAACTGGCTCATCTTTATCACGCGTCTCGGTGGTGGCGAGTCGGACATCACCCTCCCCTCGTggcagctcgtcggtgcTGTTCTCGGTGTCGATGTGATTGCTACGCTCTTCTGTCTCTTCGGCTGGCTCTCGGGTGCTCCTAACCGCAACCCGGTCACTGCCCCCCACGGTGGCTGGACCGATATTGTCACTATCATTCGTGTGTACATCTACTCTATGGGTGTCACTGCTATCACTGGTGCGGTCTACTACGTGCTCAACAAGTGGGATTGGCTCAACAACCTGGGTCGCCGCACGCGCTCGCAAAAGAACCCTCTGCTGGAGGACTTCTTTGTCAACCTGCAGCGTCTCACCATCGTCCACGAGAAGAatgacgatggcgaggagCTTTGGGCCTTCCACCCACgcaccgagatcgaggacgAGTAG
- a CDS encoding uncharacterized protein (related to Het-c heterokaryon incompatibility protein), which produces MTDQALKERLRLLRETSKAPSISAPTRTQFESTPIPAKARGPRLPYTDKQVDTDQHLFERFRKLQSSSASLPTPPQSKTPLRNAASNSSQTQSRDQQDEIDALIKSTQHQLNVERSTFPDAFSSYNASSDYLTDSDAEDVNDLAKDAEEIVNAVRDELALESRFSLSASQLNPTSSDLHSNSLEEEQPTMVRSNPEIEQALADASRDSDLFSGNDVSIESARAAGPASSNKAPRRNWLGGRFFFVVMLSMLIIALSSVPGAYAFGAGNIPSFAYMEGKAFRHGDIEDILEELFKKAGGSLFGSSKFSGLDIKRTYFGNWLRDYSQAMDVAALQKMSKQAILNLVMVLGFLAHGYATAEFQVTDERLGVYLPEEHLDNPKGYADGKDAREYDPRLREPIDPQELEIDPRSGMKNYLANENGRWRTGSGLVRRTLTQVIEMGRRARESGRDADLYEAYRLLGQALHTLEDFPAHSNWTELALHRLGHHNVFLHVGDNVKVRAPDGTQIAPIVTGTFGSADFIHSLLGEAQDHLSEASISDLNKAMDDAKRQSSGDNRSPVQSLLGMLAKVPGGGGSNVSRDLEDVSRGPVSDPANMSPQEMYANLWKILELRDRIVKGIEGTIEKIPGLSSLIEKLFNELNIFVFTLIEPYAKPIMQQGMNALKLGSGAVINKQEQFEVFDNPNASDPTHSMLSKDHFGLILNEVAGNVAKIIVRNTVTRIVKAWDDRSMDPARVADECLAPMVHPYWIGNDAAPVQKEMMEYVAGWARNHSTEIGRLSKQSVRNHTNTRSGKAEPHTHGNDQPNMGSFMGGANSQAAHSFQSSHNYGANSGGGSGGNSIGSQMAGSVSNYMSNQVHGFVGSHVPGGNKIFRELPEGEAGREFGSGDGRRNDDNESTSGYRPSFPQAEPTGHSGGYGSQGGGFAPPGGPPPGSGGYGDGYGQPEHGQGGYNQGYNQGYNQPPQGYGQPPQQYPPPGGYGQSGYGQGGYNQGGGGYGGGYGGGY; this is translated from the coding sequence ATGACCGACCAAGCTTTGAAAGAACGTCTTCGCTTGCTCAGAGAGACTTCAAAAGCTCCTTCTATTTCCGCCCCAACAAGAACCCAATTCGAATCCACACCCATTCCTGCCAAAGCTCGTGGACCTCGCCTCCCGTACACAGACAAGCAAGTTGATACCGACCAACACTTGTTCGAAAGGTTTCGCAAGCTTCAATCTTCCAGCGCATCACTACCCACACCGCCGCAGTCGAAGACGCCGTTGCGCAACGCCGCTTCAAACTCTTCGCAAACACAATCACGCGACCAAcaggacgagatcgacgctcTCATCAAATCCACACAGCATCAGCTGAACGTCGAGCGATCCACTTTCCCAGACGCTTTCAGCTCGTACAACGCTAGCTCCGACTACCTGACGGACTCGGACGCAGAAGACGTCAACGACCTCGCAAAAGACGCTGAAGAGATCGTCAACGCTGTTCGtgacgagcttgcgcttgaATCGAGATTTTCTCTGAGCGCATCCCAGCTCAACCCGACCTCTTCAGATCTCCATTCCAACTCTctcgaagaagagcaaccCACCATGGTCCGCTCCAATCCAGAGATCGAACAAGCCCTCGCGGATGCCTCTCGTGACAGCGATCTGTTCAGTGGTAACGATGTCTCCATCGAAtcggctcgagctgcgGGTCCCGCAAGCTCCAACAAGGCTCCTCGTCGCAACTGGCTCGGCGgacgcttcttctttgtCGTCATGCTGAGCATGCTCATTATCGCACTCTCCTCAGTTCCAGGTGCCTACGCTTTCGGTGCCGGCAATATTCCCTCATTTGCCTACATGGAAGGCAAGGCTTTCCGCCATGGAGACATCGAAGACATTCTCGAGGAGCTTTTTAAGAAGGCCGGTGGCTCACTCTTCGGTTCCAGCAAGTTCAGCGGTCTCGACATCAAGCGCACTTACTTTGGCAATTGGCTACGCGATTACAGTCAGGCCATGGACGTTGCTGCCCTGCAAAAGATGTCCAAGCAGGCCATTCTTAACCTTGTCATGGTGCTTGGTTTCTTGGCTCACGGCTACGCCACCGCTGAATTCCAGGTCACCGACGAAAGGCTCGGCGTTTACTTGCCCgaagagcatctcgacaaTCCAAAGGGCTACGCTGACGGCAAGGACGCTCGTGAATATGACCCACGTCTTCGCGAGCCGATCGACCCGCAGGAGCTCGAGATTGATCCGCGCTCTGGTATGAAGAACTACTTGGCCAACGAGAATGGTCGATGGCGTACCGGCTCGGGTCTGGTCCGTCGCACGCTGACCCAAGTCATCGAGATGGGTCGTCGCGCACGTGAAAGTGGAAGGGACGCGGACCTGTACGAGGCCTACCGTCTGCTTGGTCAGGCACTTCACACGCTCGAGGACTTCCCCGCTCACAGCAACTGGACCGAGCTTGCTCTTCACCGCCTTGGTCACCACAATGTCTTCCTGCATGTGGGCGACAATGTTAAAGTGCGCGCTCCTGACGGTACCCAGATCGCCCCAATTGTTACGGGAACATTTGGCAGCGCCGACTTTATCCAttcgctgctcggcgaAGCTCAGGATCACCTGTCAGAAGCTTCGATCTCGGACTTGAACAAGGCCATGGACGACGCTAAACGACAGTCGAGCGGGGACAATCGCAGCCCAGTTCAGAGCCTACTCGGCATGCTCGCCAAGGTGCCCGGTGGAGGCGGAAGCAACGTCTCGCGCGATCTTGAGGACGTTTCCCGTGGACCGGTCTCTGACCCTGCCAACATGTCGCCGCAAGAGATGTACGCCAACCTCTGGaagatcctcgagctgcgcgacCGTATTGTGAAGGGTATTGAAGGCACGATTGAGAAGATTCCTGGTCTCAGCTCCCTCATCGAGAAATTGTTCAATGAACTCAACATCTTCGTCTTTACCCTCATCGAGCCTTACGCCAAGCCTATCATGCAACAGGGCATGAacgcgctcaagctcggttCCGGAGCGGTCATCAACAAGCAGGAGCAATTCGAAGTGTTTGACAACCCCAACGCATCCGATCCCACCCACTCGATGTTGAGCAAGGATCACTTTGGACTCATCCTTAACGAGGTAGCTGGCAACGTGGCTAAGATTATTGTTCGCAACACGGTGACAAGAATTGTCAAGGCATGGGATGATCGCAGTATGGATCCCGCTCGTGTCGCCGACGAATGTCTGGCGCCCATGGTCCATCCTTACTGGATTGGCAACGATGCGGCGCCTGTGCAGAAGGAGATGATGGAATATGTCGCCGGCTGGGCCAGGAACCACTCTACTGAGATCGGCCGcttgagcaagcagagTGTGCGGAACCACACCAACACGCGCTCTGGAAAAGCTGAACCACACACGCACGGAAACGACCAACCGAACATGGGCTCTTTCATGGGTGGCGCCAACAGTCAGGCTGCGCACAGCTTCCAGAGCAGTCACAACTACGGAGCCAACAGCGGTGGTGGTTCGGGAGGCAACAGTATCGGATCGCAGATGGCTGGCTCCGTCTCAAACTACATGTCGAACCAAGTGCACGGCTTTGTGGGCAGTCACGTTCCTGGCGGAAACAAGATTTTCCGAGAGCTGCCTGAAGGAGAGGCAGGTCGAGAGTTCGGTTCTGGTGATGGACGTCGAAACGACGACAATGAGTCGACGTCTGGCTACAGGCCATCGTTCCCTCAAGCCGAGCCTACGGGCCACAGTGGTGGGTACGGCAGCCAAGGTGGTGGATTTGCTCCCCCCGGTGGCCCTCCTCCCGGGTCAGGCGGTTACGGTGACGGATACGGCCAGCCCGAGCACGGTCAGGGTGGCTACAACCAGGGCTACAACCAGGGCTACAACCAGCCACCACAGGGTTACGGCCAGCCGCCGCAGCAATACCCTCCACCTGGAGGCTACGGTCAGAGTGGATATGGTCAAGGTGGCTACAATCAGGGTGGCGGCGGCTATGGTGGTGGTTATGGCGGGGGCTACTGA